Genomic segment of Eleutherodactylus coqui strain aEleCoq1 chromosome 1, aEleCoq1.hap1, whole genome shotgun sequence:
cttataaatagacatgagggtggtgtggctatgaggcgagcgtgtggcatgagggcagctgaaggctgcgcagggacacttttgtgtgtgctgcggatgcagggtcgtgcgggggggttgggctgcatgtaacccaggagaagaggcagcggtgtgtcccacaggcagtgattgtgcttggttggaggtagtgtggtgcttagctaaggtgtgccttgctaatgaggttttgtccgaagtaaaaattgttggggggggggggggcactcttgctgctattgtggcttaatagtgagacctgggaacctgaaatgcagcccagcattttGCCCCtcatctgccctatccgtttctgtgttgtttccatcactttcgtaggttttgcagatttgcacaaatgaaaaccttagcgagcatcggcgatatacaaaaacactcgagttgcccattgacttcaatggggttcgttactcgaaacgaactctccagcattgcggaaagctcgactcgagcaacgagcacccaagcattttgtcCTTGGTCTCTCATTCTCTGCTGCTCAGTAGCCAGGCTGTCAGCTTTATCTAGTGGGTCTCCTGGCAGAACACTTTACCTTGAGACAGAAGGTCCTGCCTGAGGGGCAGTGGAATCGGAGTCTGTATCACCTAGAAAAGACTTATGAGAACCAGGGCATTCTTTGGCCACGCTCTGCAATGTGGTACGGCAGTTCTGGATTTTATGCAGAGTCCGAGAAATTAAGGGAAGGGGAGAAAAGGCATATGCCAGATCCATGTACCATTCCTGTGAGAGTGCATCCTGTGCCAGGAAATTGTCTGCTGGATTGAAGGAGAACATTTTTTGCATTTCAAATTTGTCTTAGATACAAAGAGGTCTATCTGGGGTTCACCCCATTGAGGTGTCAGCAGATCGAATACTTTCAATTTTAGGGACCATTCCTCTGGATCTAACCTTTTCCGACACTGCAATAATGTTCTGATAGCCTTTCAGGTGATTAGCCATTAAGGACTCTATCTAGTTCTCCACCCAGGAGAATATTCTTTTTGATAAACATTTAAGATGGAGTGTCTGGTGCTCCCCTGGTGATAACTAAAAGAGGCTGTTGCCAGACAATATTTTTACGTGTTTTCCACAAATGATATCTTCAGCTAGAATCAACGTTTCCCAAAATGTCCTGAGATCTCTATAGCTCAAGAATTTAGAGCAGACATAAGCCGGACAGGAACCCTACAGTGCCCTGTCACCTGTGCTTTCCAACCAGACTCACTAGCAGTGGTGGTTATTGAAAAATCAGGACAGAGACCACTcgaccccctattttatttttaaagattacTGGTGACAGCTACCATTTTCAGGGATTTTTCCCTGTTTGGGTGGACAATTGAAGCTTTTGTCTAAAGACGATTACCTTCTATCTCCTGTCGACAGGATTTCCTGCTGGAGGGGCCTAGAGTGGAACCTATCTGTAGACAAGTGGTCCTATGACCGAATACCCTCACAGCTTTCCTTATAGAGACAgcgtatttgctgcaggatccgagctccggatcccgccgtgcaaatatgcccatgtgcatgaggccttagaaataGCCCAAAACTCACCGGCCTGAGAATCCTCTTGACCTCTTTCAGTACCGCTGGCGTGTTGGGCACAGAACAGGCCAGTAAGGTGCACACAACAACATCCATAGAGTCATCGGCCACAGACGTCATGTTGTCAGCAGAAGCCAACACGAAGCGCTCGTATACAAGATGGTCATTTTCTGCTTGGCTTTTGCtcaggaatttttgaaaatttgggTTGACATCCACGCAGGTTACTTTGCAGCCACTGGGGTAATACTTGAAGTTGGCACCTGAGCCACAGCCAACCTCTAGGAGCCTGACTTCTTTGGAAGGGCCAGAAAAGTTAGAGATATTGCTGAAGAGTCTTCTCTTCTGATCATTCATCAGTCTGTTGTACGTTTCAGTGACGCTGGCCATGAAATAAGGAAAGACTTTCCTAATGAATGGATCCCAAAGGCCAAGATAATTAAGAATGTGAGCAGGCAGCATGATGACAGCAGCTACAAGCTGCAACACAAGTATAGTCACAGACATGTTGGAGTGAAGTGTTGCCTGGAATGAGCAGAGAAGGTGAATTGAGAGAAGCTCAGCTCTGTATTCATAGACCCAGACCCACCCCTATCTCTAcaaagagggaggaggctgcacaATGCAGGGCTTACAGAAAGTTCTACTCAGCAGAGCCAACACAACCTACGTGAACGTTGGACTTTTTGGTGGCCGTCATTCACACAATAGACATACAGATATGCTGTGATAATAGCAGAAATCCGGAAAGCGAGTTAGAtttagcttaaaaaaaacaaaactacgtCATCAATATTAGCAATAACTTCACATCAATAttgttaaaacaaacaaaaaagaaacttACTGCACAATCATGGATAATGATGCAACAGTTACAATTTTCAATAGATTGGTGTAGCAGCATGCAATACCGTAGCAGATTCTGCAGCATGGTATTCTCTGTACTGAGACAGAGTCCTGTATGGCTCTTTACCACGAAACTGTGCAAGATAATGTGTGCTGCCATCAGGTGCTTCATATACAAGACTATTCTCCACTAGGATCAATGCCCTCCAGGAAACGATCTCTGCACCTGCTACagactgccttcacactggcgtaaaaatcgtgcaagatttgtgcgttgcaagacgcacaaacatGAACGCGATTCTTTTGAATAaggtcatacatatgagcgatgctttcctgcatggcactgtgatgctatgcaggaaacaaaataCAGCATGTACTATCTAGCTGTGAGATCTCGTATTGCAgccccaatgttttcaatggggctgacagaatccggccgcattgaaagcaatgggagaactctgtgacagccacggcgcggattcccttcatccccgaagtgatgtgaggcagttATCACATTAAGACGACTCGCATCCacaggctttcacatggatggtgagcgCAATATGGGCACAGAATTTCACCTGAAAAACAATGGCGTGCTTCATTTTAAGCAACTATCAGTATCATCCTCAAGAAAATCTCTTAAAATTAATGAAGACTGGATCCAAATGTCTTCTGCTCACTGAGGTAACTTGTGTACGATCCAACATCTGCCAAGACACCCGGGACATAGGAAGTGAACAAAGATTTATTTGTGTTAACACAATTTGCTCAGAGGGACACGTTTGTTCACAAATCTCTGAGTGGCTATTACATCACATACATAGCTTTATATATTGAGTAGGCAGGCTTATTATCTTTTACATCGAACAAAGGAAGCAATTAGTATAGTTTACCTTCGCTTTGTACATTTCGGGAAGAGAGAAGTAGAGAGGGTGAggagagggatgggggggggggggggttagtgggTGAATTCCAACTGCTACTAAATTCCTAGTATCTGGTTATCAGCTACAGGTAGTAACACATAGAGGAGGAGTAGATACATAGTTTTACAGACTGTATCTACTTTTGTTAGAGAGAGAAAAACATCTTTTAGTCAACTACGTTAATACCAGGGGAAGTTAATAAAGATGAAGTTAGTGTACAGTAGCTAGGCTAGTTgtttcgtgtggcgcagagtgtttagGCAGCAAAAATGCTTTCCTAAGCTCTCACGTACAACCTAAGAGATTGCAGattcaatccccatgtggttcagccttccatccttctgacgtcggtaaaatcagtacccagcttgctggggggtggggtgggtaaaagatgactggggaaggcaatggcaaaccaccccacaaaaacatttTGTCtagaaaatgtcatgatgtgacgtTACCCTAGGAGtctgtcatgactcggtgcttgcaccaggggactttacctttacctagctAGGCTAGTAGCCTGCAAGGTTAATCTGTTTTATCTCATGACTTGTACTGTTTATGTAGCATTCTACTGTTTTTACACTGCACCATGCTCTAATCTAGGATTCTACTGTGTCCTGCGCAAAATCTCTATCTTGCAATgtcttttgtgattttttttctcctcactgTTCAGCACAAGAAGCAGAGCTAGTTGCTGTCTTGGAGGCATGCAAAATTGCCTCAGGTAAAACTGCCAACATTTATATGGACTCATGCTATGCCTTCGGAGTGGCCCATGACTGCGGCCCAATCTGGCAAGCCCGTCAGTTTCTCACTAAGGAGGGTAAACCAATACACCATCATCAGCAGGTGATGGAACTAATGAACTCCTTACTTTTGCTCACCTCCATGGCAATGGTAAAGGTCAAGGCACATACCTCCAGTACCTCCCCAAAAGCTAAGGGTAACCACCTCGCTGACCAGACCACAAGGAAAGTGGCTATATCTTTAACTCTGGAAGTTGCCCTATCCTTAGACCGCAGTGACCCCACCGGTTGATTTTTCTGTGCTGCACACCCTACAATGACAAGTAACCCCTAATGAGATCAACAAATGGAAATGTCGAGGTGCTATCTACAATGAACTCACATGCCTTTTGGAGCACACTTCGAAGCTTTGCCTTCCTCGCTCTTTTTACCTTATGCTGATGGACCTACCAATGTGTCCCAGACAGCCATGACTGATTTGGAAGCCCAAAATTAAATGCCCCAGGGTTCTCTATGGTGGCCAACACATACTCCAGAGCCTGTCTCATCTGTGCCATGAATAATCCAGGTTGCACTGAAAATCCCCCTATAAGACACTCCCAAAGCATTTTTCCCTTTCCAGAGATTGTAGATTGACTACATCCAGCTACCAAAGAGTGGCCCCTACAAGCACGTCCTTGTTTGTATAGATCTGTTCTTTGGTTGGGCAGAGGCTTTTCCTGTGGCTAAAGCTATGGCCCACCATACAGCTAAAAAATTACTCTCAGAAGTAGTGTGTCAGTTTGGTATCCCTGAAACCATTGAGAGTGACTGAGGTATCACTTTTACTGCGAAGGTTATGAAGGAGATGGCAGGGGTGTTAAGCATTGAACAAGctttccacacaccctaccatcctcaaagTAGTTACCATGGATAAATATATCCTCCTTTATCAAGTGCAATGCGTTTTGTCGCTAACatgcgactttatcaagcacatgtgcttgataaagtcgcatGTTAGTGACGAAATttgtgaagaaaaaataaaagcctGCAAACCCCTCCTGTTGACTATTCAAAATCCCCTAAAGACCTGGGCTTATATGTTTTGGGTAGACAGGCCACTTAGCATCAGTCAGTGGATTTAGGTCAGATCTGATTAGTTGACTCTAAGACACATCCTAATCACTCTCTAGAGTCTACCAACCTTCTTTACGCTTTTAGTTTCCCTAATGTCCAGTATCTTCCTAAATTAAAGTATGAAGATGTCGTTGGCATGGAAACAGACTACACCGACTTAAACTACTGGGTTCAGTCGGTTAAATATATAGCGGCTACCTACAATAAGACTGACtgttttgcatgtgcattggCTAAGCCCTATTTGGGTACTGTGCCATTTACCATTGACAATGTTACACCACCAGAAGCCCTATACTGTCTCTTTTCTCTTTATGAGGGATACATATGAAATGTCGCTTGATACATGAATTG
This window contains:
- the LOC136584888 gene encoding thiol S-methyltransferase TMT1A-like isoform X2, which gives rise to MSVTILVLQLVAAVIMLPAHILNYLGLWDPFIRKVFPYFMASVTETYNRLMNDQKRRLFSNISNFSGPSKEVRLLEVGCGSGANFKYYPSGCKVTCVDVNPNFQKFLSKSQAENDHLVYERFVLASADNMTSVADDSMDVVVCTLLACSVPNTPAVLKEVKRILRPGGAYYFIEHVAAVDDSSWISFFSESPESLLEVDF
- the LOC136584888 gene encoding thiol S-methyltransferase TMT1A-like isoform X1 — translated: MSVTILVLQLVAAVIMLPAHILNYLGLWDPFIRKVFPYFMASVTETYNRLMNDQKRRLFSNISNFSGPSKEVRLLEVGCGSGANFKYYPSGCKVTCVDVNPNFQKFLSKSQAENDHLVYERFVLASADNMTSVADDSMDVVVCTLLACSVPNTPAVLKEVKRILRPGGAYYFIEHVAAVNEFSWISFFQKVLNPSWKLIFAGCSMRKATWNDLENAKFSELDLRHITAPLPLKFVGPHIIGYAVK